Within Lactobacillus amylovorus DSM 20531, the genomic segment CACTTATGCTGTTTGATAGATACGATCCAATTCCTTTTTAAAGATTTCATCTGGGGTATGATATGCTAAGATCTTTCTCGGCAGTGAATTGCACTAGGTTTCAATATTAATGATGTCTTTAAGAGAATAGTTATTGATGTAATCACCTTTAGGTATGAACCTACGAATAAGGCCGTTATGTCTTTCAACAGTGCCTTTATCGCAAGAAGTATATGGATGAGCATAGTAAACAAGCGTTTTAGAGACTTGCTCTAAATTAGCTAAATCCGCGAACTCCGAGCCATTATCAGTAGTGATTGTCTTGAAGATGTCGTTCCAGTGCTCGCTGTATTGTTTTTGAAGCGTTCTAAAAGCATGCATGACACTGGCAGCGGTCTTATCGGGAATCCGCAAGATTAAAAACTCGCGACTCATTCGCTCAGACAAAGTCAGCAGTACTTGATCATCTCTAGTCTTATGTCCTAAAACCAAACTGCGATTGACACATACATCAAGCGACCAGTTATCTTCAGAGAAATGCTTGTTAACATATTCGATAAAATCAGATTTCTTCAAGAAGTCTGATTTGCGGCCACAATGGTGTCGATTAGCCTGATAAACGCTTTGACCGTGATCAGCCTTGTACCGGCTCTGTTTGCCATGATAAAGAGAAACAGTACCGCGTTTGACTTCATAGCTGATGGTAGACGGGGAACAACCAAGTTCACGTGCAATAGCTCTAAGAGAGAAGCCGTCTTTGATACGAGTTTGGATAATAACCCGCTCTTCGAATGATAAGTGTTTACCTTTAATGCGCTGATTCATGGTAGAATATAAAGAGTCCATTTTTGACCTCCAATAGAAGTTTTTGTGGTTATTAACATTCTATCAAACAGGCCCAGATGGGCTTTTATTTTTTACAAAGTGTTCAATTTAATTTTACAATCGGCCTTGATAAAATCAAAGCAGAAGTAGAACAGGTCGAAGAAGTTAAAAATGTAGACGTCGAATTCGTCTGGTACCCTGTTTGGTCACCAAATAAGATGAGCGACGCAGCTAAAAAATACTTTGGCATAGAATAAAGAGAAGTAATTCCAAGTTTGAATTACTTCTCTTTTCATTTTTGATTTACTTTAATAAAATGTCGCTAGGCACAATTCCTTTACCAAAGTATGGTTTAAGTTCAATTTGGTAATCTTTCTTGAAGAAACCTTCAGCAGTCAAACGATTGATTTGTTTATTAGTCCACTTCAATAAAGATTTGTTACCCTTCTTAACAGCAGGTGCAATAAATTGGTGAGGACCAATTGATCTAATTCCTACTACATATTGCGGATTCTTTTTAATCCAGGCATATAAGTAGGAGTTATCATCAGCTAATGCAGCTCCTCGCTTATTTTTCATTGCATTAAATTGCTGGGTTTCTGAATCAAAACGTAAAAGCTTTATTCCAGGACGGTTAGCAAAGTAGTTTTCACCCGTTGATCCTTTCAAAAGAATCAATTGTTTCCCTCGCAATTGCTTTTCACTGGTAATCGGGTGACTCTTAGGTGAAACGACACCAGTTGATACTTTCATGTAAGGATGGGCAAAATCTACTACTTCTGCTCTTTCTGGAGTCTTGGTAAAGTTGGCTAAGACCATATCTACTTTATTAGAATTCAATGCGTCAACCCGGTTATTTCCGTTAAGTTGGGTAAATCGTGGTTTCACACCTAATTCTTTAGCTAATTCTCGTGCAAGTCGCAAATCAAAACCAACCCGTTTGCCTTGAGAGTTAACCCAACCATATGGTGGTAAGTCGCCATAAACACCAATTCGAATATAACCTCGACGCTTAATTTGGGTCACACTATTATTGTTACTCCAACCGCTACCACCAGCAGAACGAGCTAGATATGGTTTAGTTAAACCCATATAAGCTGAAGCTAACACTACGACAGCGGCAATTACACTAATAATAGTGTTGAATATCTTTCGTCCACTCATAGTTTCATCCCCCTAGAAGTCCATATCAGTGAGGAATTGCTGAGCTCTTTCAGATTGTGGTTCAGTAAAGAACTGTTCACAAGGAGTTTTCTCAATAATCCTGCCTTTTTCCAAAAAGAGGACTTGATCAGCGACACGTTTAGCAAAGTTCATTTGGTGAGTAACTAAAATCATTGTCATATGATCATTTTCTGAAAGTTTTTTAACAATATCTTCAATACCACGAACCATTTCAGGGTCAAGAGATGCAGTAATTTCATCAAGTAGAATAACTTCAGGCTTCATAGCTAAAGTACGGACAATTGCCACTCTTTGTTGTTGACCACCAGATAATTCTCGAGGATACGTGTCAGCATATTGATCCATATTTACCCGTTTTAACAAATGATGTGCTTCTTGTTCTACTTCTGCTCGATCCCGTTTTTGGACCTTTGTAGGTGCCAAAAGAATATTTTGCATTACTGTTAGGTTTGGAAAAAGATCATATGATTGAAAAACCATGCCAATCTTTTGTCGAATAGCTTGCCATTCTTTTGGAGAGGACTGGACCTTTTTACCATGAAAGACAATCTCACCATTTTTATAATTTTCCAAACCATTCAGTGTTCTTAAGAGTGTTGATTTACCTGAACCTGAGGGACCCAGAATCGCCAAAACTTCACCCTTTTTCAAATTAAAGCTAATATCGTGAAGTACTTGCCAGTCACCATAAAACTTGTTTAGATGTTCCACTTTTAAAATTTCTTCAGTCATTTTTCTCACCTATTTTTGCTTTGCCATTAAACTCTTTGCCCATACTGATAAAGGATAATCCAGGATAAAGTAAAAGAAGAAAATCAAACCATAAACCCAGAAAACACCTGTTGGGAATTTTTGATTATTTGCTTCAATAATTTGTTGTCCCACATTGATAACATCCATTACACTGATCAACATTAAAATAGAAGTTGTTTTAATTACTCTTGTTGCTAAGTTGATCGTAGCTGGTAACTCTAATTTGAATGCTTGAGGTAACAAAACATACAAGAAAAGCTGCATCTTACTCAAACCCAATGCCAAGCCACTTTCCTTTTGAGCTAATGGCACGGATTGCAAAGCCCCACGAACAATATCGCTGAACTCTGCTGCTACCCAAAGCGAAAAAGCTAAGACTGCCATCCAAGTACCCGGCCAATTAATATGCAAGCTACGAGGCAAAATATAATAAACCAAATAAAGTAAAACTACGCTAGGTAAAATCCTAAAGATCTCCATGTAGACTCTTAAAATGCAACGAATTATTTTATTCGGCATTGTCCGAAGAACACCGAATATAGTTCCAATAAGCAATCCAATGATAATTGACAAAGCAGCAATCCAAATAGAGGTCCATAAACCAACTAATAGCCGATCAAAGTTGCTGCCGCTAAATAAGACATTAATCCCCGAATGCGCCATAACGAACTTTCCTTTCTAGCCAGTTTAAAAGCAAAATTACTGGAATCATAATAATCGCATAGCCGATAACCAACATTAAAAGATATTCGTTAGACCGGTAATACATTCCTATTAGGTCCAATGCGGTATTAGTCAATTCTGGAATCGCAATCACTGTAAAGATAGATGTTTCCTTAATAAGAAAAATCACATTAGCTGCCAAAGCTGGCATACTTAAGGCAAATCCTTGCGGGAACACAACGTATCTTGCTAATTGAAAGCGATTCATTCCTAAAGCTTCGCCAGAATTGATTTGACTATCCGTTACCCCTTGAAAGCCACCGGTGAACCCTTCAGCCATATAGCCTCCCCCAAGGAAAATCAAACCGATAATTCCGGCAGTAATTGATGACATTCGCCAACCAATTACTGGAAATGCATAATACAAAAAGAAAAGTTGAATTAAAAGCGGTGTATTGCGTGCCAATTCGACATAAGCTGTTGCAA encodes:
- a CDS encoding amino acid ABC transporter ATP-binding protein produces the protein MTEEILKVEHLNKFYGDWQVLHDISFNLKKGEVLAILGPSGSGKSTLLRTLNGLENYKNGEIVFHGKKVQSSPKEWQAIRQKIGMVFQSYDLFPNLTVMQNILLAPTKVQKRDRAEVEQEAHHLLKRVNMDQYADTYPRELSGGQQQRVAIVRTLAMKPEVILLDEITASLDPEMVRGIEDIVKKLSENDHMTMILVTHQMNFAKRVADQVLFLEKGRIIEKTPCEQFFTEPQSERAQQFLTDMDF
- a CDS encoding amino acid ABC transporter permease translates to MAHSGINVLFSGSNFDRLLVGLWTSIWIAALSIIIGLLIGTIFGVLRTMPNKIIRCILRVYMEIFRILPSVVLLYLVYYILPRSLHINWPGTWMAVLAFSLWVAAEFSDIVRGALQSVPLAQKESGLALGLSKMQLFLYVLLPQAFKLELPATINLATRVIKTTSILMLISVMDVINVGQQIIEANNQKFPTGVFWVYGLIFFFYFILDYPLSVWAKSLMAKQK
- a CDS encoding amino acid ABC transporter permease — encoded protein: MDWTIIQQALPAYGHGFVLTVWLSLVGIIGSIIVGVIASLLQYFKTPILSQIATAYVELARNTPLLIQLFFLYYAFPVIGWRMSSITAGIIGLIFLGGGYMAEGFTGGFQGVTDSQINSGEALGMNRFQLARYVVFPQGFALSMPALAANVIFLIKETSIFTVIAIPELTNTALDLIGMYYRSNEYLLMLVIGYAIIMIPVILLLNWLERKVRYGAFGD
- a CDS encoding transporter substrate-binding domain-containing protein — protein: MSGRKIFNTIISVIAAVVVLASAYMGLTKPYLARSAGGSGWSNNNSVTQIKRRGYIRIGVYGDLPPYGWVNSQGKRVGFDLRLARELAKELGVKPRFTQLNGNNRVDALNSNKVDMVLANFTKTPERAEVVDFAHPYMKVSTGVVSPKSHPITSEKQLRGKQLILLKGSTGENYFANRPGIKLLRFDSETQQFNAMKNKRGAALADDNSYLYAWIKKNPQYVVGIRSIGPHQFIAPAVKKGNKSLLKWTNKQINRLTAEGFFKKDYQIELKPYFGKGIVPSDILLK